A segment of the Mogibacterium diversum genome:
TCAAGTCCCGGCGAGGAAACTTCGAGAGTGTAGCTTCTCTCGATAAAATCTTCTTCATCTAGCTTATCACTCAAAAAACGAGTAACTTCTTCGCACTCATTGATGTCTACGTACTCTGTATCACAGTCAATCGGCTTATCAAGATAAACTCGAAGCTTCCAGTCCTTACCTTCCTTCTTATATTCTATATTGTATATCTCAAGCTCTTTCCCTGTAAGATACTCATTTAGCAAGTCTTCAATCCTTGCAGCAACATCTTGTTTTGCCATAATTCCTCCCGGAAAAAGTCATAACATAAGTGAAAGAGTGGGTTGCCCCACTCTTTCGCTCTTTAACGTTCGCATTTATACTATCATAAAATATTGCAAATTGCAAACTTTTCTACATATCAAAGATGGATACCTGTGCGCTATCCGGTAGTTCATCAAACACTCCGCATGCTTTGAGATCTTCGATATTTGTGCTTGAAAGTTTAGTCTTTCTCTGCACCTCATCTATTGATAAAAATGGTCCTTCCTTGTAGGCCTCAGCGAGTGAAATAGCAGCACTTCTTCCTACTCCAGAAACTGCCATAAACGGTATCTTAATCTTATCATCTACAACATTGAACATGCATGGATCAGATACACCAAGCTCTGGAAGTGAAA
Coding sequences within it:
- a CDS encoding ribosome maturation factor RimP, whose amino-acid sequence is MAKQDVAARIEDLLNEYLTGKELEIYNIEYKKEGKDWKLRVYLDKPIDCDTEYVDINECEEVTRFLSDKLDEEDFIERSYTLEVSSPGLDRELIKPSDFDRFKGREVEVKLYKSIDGRKEFTGTLIGKSAGEVTIDIDERKVGIPADQISKINLAVIF